The Raphanus sativus cultivar WK10039 chromosome 2, ASM80110v3, whole genome shotgun sequence genome includes a region encoding these proteins:
- the LOC108840519 gene encoding uncharacterized protein At4g22758-like, whose protein sequence is MLLYNKQKKNAKGNRILVSITVLGSAGPIRFLAYQEDLVASVIDTALKCYAREGRLPLLGSDFNDFILYCPMVGPEALSAWKGIGTLGARNFTLCRKPEEKNKVVKDGDGARKGGSFKAWINKSFSLRVSTH, encoded by the exons ATGTTGCTCTACAACAAGCAGAAGAAGAACGCTAAAGGAAACAGAATCCTTGTCAGCATTACGGTTCTCGGTAGCGCCGGTCCGATCCGGTTCCTTGCGTACCAAGAAGATTTAGTCGCTTCTGTTATCGACACTGCTCTCAAGTGTTACGCTCGTGAAGGTCGTCTCCCTCTTCTAGGATCCGATTTCAATGATTTTATTCTCTATTGTCCCATGGTTGGACCTGAAG CTTTAAGCGCGTGGAAAGGGATTGGAACGCTTGGTGCGAGGAACTTTACTCTGTGTAGGAAGCCAGAAGAGAAGAATAAGGTGGTTAAGGATGGTGATGGAGCTAGAAAAGGAGGAAGCTTTAAGGCTTGGATCAACAAGTCCTTCAGCCTCAGAGTCTCCACCCATTAA
- the LOC108843048 gene encoding uncharacterized protein LOC108843048, with the protein MDPIESIDYDGFETFNGNTTHVDHGWKKVVYPKRNRKQKPTDQASSNGGKNVNVANGDNVFRSLEEQAEDRRKRILAAKMAAVDVEDEPNGSRSYGFDDSDDEIAAARNEEEEKKKKAEEEAKKKTKAKKEKKPKVSLPEAAEKIDPSNLEAFLIEASEAYASQPDIQLMRFADYFGRALSGVSSVQFPWVKMFKESPLSKLIDVPLSHIPEPVCKTSADWINQRPVEALGGFVLWAFDCILTDLAAHQGGPKGGKKGAQQAPSKSQVAIFVALAMVLRRKPDALTNVLPTLRENAKYQGQDKLPVVVWMMAQASQGDLSVGLLSWAHNLLPVVGNKNCNPQSRDLILQLVEKILSNPKARTILLNGAVRKGERLIPPPMFEILVRVTFPASSARVKATERFEAVYPLLKEVALAGAPGSKAMKQVTQQIFTFALRLAGEGNPVLAKEATAIAIWAVTENVDCCKHWDNLYKENLEASVAVLKRLVDEWKDHSVKLSSSPSDTAILNRTMKSFRLKNEEAITEGRANGSLYKEADKSCKVISGRLSRGSGCLKGTAITVMVLAAAAAVLSSNPEVTTELKNLVDSLELHQYYNPIITALKN; encoded by the exons ATGGATCCGATCGAATCTATCGACTACGACGGCTTCGAGACCTTCAACGGCAACACCACCCACGTCGACCACGGATGGAAGAAAGTCGTCTACCCAAAACGCAACCGCAAGCAGAAGCCAACGGATCAAGCCTCCTCAAACGGCGGCAAAAACGTCAACGTAGCTAACGGCGATAACGTGTTCCGTTCGCTCGAGGAGCAGGCCGAGGATCGGAGGAAACGGATCCTCGCGGCGAAGATGGCTGCCGTCGACGTCGAGGACGAGCCCAACGGGTCGAGATCTTACGGTTTTGATGACAGCGACGATGAGATCGCCGCGGCGAGGaatgaggaggaggagaagaagaagaaggcggaggaggaggctaagaagaagacgaaggcgaagaaggagaagaagcctAAAGTGTCGTTGCCTGAAGCTGCGGAGAAGATCGATCCTTCGAATCTCGAAGCTTTCCTCATCGAAGCATCC GAAGCGTATGCGAGTCAGCCAGACATTCAGCTAATGAGGTTTGCTGATTACTTTGGGAGAGCACTTTCAGGAGTGTCGTCTGTGCAGTTTCCATGGGTGAAGATGTTCAAAGAGTCTCCTTTGTCCAAACTCATCGAT GTTCCGTTGTCTCACATTCCTGAACCGGTCTGCAAAACATCAGCTGATTGGATCAACCAGCGTCCTGTTGAGGCACTTGGAGGGTTTGTGTTGTGGGCGTTTGATTGTATTCTCACAGACTTGGCAGCTCATCAAGGAGGTCCTAAAGGTGGGAAGAAAGGTGCTCAACAGGCTCCTTCCAAATCTCAG GTGGCAATATTTGTTGCATTAGCAATGGTGTTGCGTAGGAAGCCTGATGCTTTGACTAATGTACTGCCAACTCTGAGGGAGAATGCTAAGTATCAAGGACAGGACAAGCTTCCGGTTGTAGTCTGGATGATGGCTCAG GCCTCTCAAGGTGATCTATCCGTAGGCTTGTTGTCATGGGCACACAACTTGTTACCTGTAGTTGGTAATAAGAACTGCAACCCTCAGTCAAGAGATCTCATCCTGCAGTTAGTTGAGAA AATATTGTCTAATCCAAAGGCTAGGACCATACTTTTAAACGGAGCTGTTAGGAAGGGAGAGCGTTTGATTCCACCTCCCATGTTTGAGATCTTGGTGCGGGTTACATTCCCTGCCTCATCCGCAAGAGTGAAG GCTACAGAGAGGTTTGAGGCAGTGTATCCTTTGCTCAAGGAAGTGGCTCTTGCTGGTGCACCAGGAAGCAAGGCCATGAAACAAGTCACACAACAGATATTCACTTTTGCTCTGAGATTAGCTGGAGAAG GGAACCCTGTCCTAGCCAAGGAGGCTACAGCGATCGCTATATGGGCCGTGACTGAAAACGTGGACTGCTGCAAGCACTGGGACAATCTCTACAAGGAGAATCTAGAAGCTAGTGTTGCTGTTCTCAAAAGGCTTGTAGATGAATGGAAGGACCATTCTGTCAAGCTATCATCATCACCGAGTGATACCGCCATTCTCAACCGAACTATGAAGAGCTTCAGGCTAAAG AACGAGGAAGCCATCACTGAAGGAAGAGCCAATGGTTCTCTCTACAAGGAAGCTGACAAGTCATGCAAAGTGATATCAGGGAGACTCTCCCGTGGAAGTGGCTGCCTCAAAGGAACAGCCATCACTGTTATGGTTCTAGCTGCAGCTGCTGCTGTTCTATCTTCCAACCCTGAGGTTACAACTGAGCTGAAGAACCTGGTGGACTCATTGGAGCTGCACCAGTACTATAATCCAATCATCACAGCTTTGAAGAActaa
- the LOC108841828 gene encoding NAD(P)H-quinone oxidoreductase subunit L, chloroplastic, whose translation MSRCCYLGLCVPNALSPLSPRPRSVKAPFCITSHAKPISNTDSLLQNVAKMRAKAGDIFGAKKTIFAAQLGTVLAMIDHPALAITGVNHEQELGSVVLDIGIISVFYFLVMPPIIMNWLRVRWYRRKFFEMYLQFMFVFMFFPGLLLWAPFLNFRKFPRDPNMKYPWDKPKDPSTIKNGYLKYPFAQPEDYDY comes from the exons atgagcCGTTGCTGCTATCTTGGGCTCTGTGTCCCGAATGCTTTGTCCCCTCTTTCTCCAAGGCCTCGCAGCGTCAAAGCTCCTTTCTGTATTACATCTCACGCAAAACCCATCTCTAACACCGATTCACTTCTTCAA AATGTTGCCAAGATGAGAGCAAAGGCTGGTGATATCTTTGGAGCAAAGAAGACAATCTTTGCAGCTCAACTAGGGACAGTTCTTGCCATG ATTGATCATCCGGCGTTGGCTATAACTGGAGTCAACCACGAGCAGGAACTGGGCAGCGTGGTGCTCGACATCGGTATCATATCTGTTTTCTACTTCCTAGTAATGCCA CCAATCATAATGAACTGGCTGAGAGTAAGATGGTACAGAAGGAAGTTCTTCGAGATGTATTTACAGTTCATGTTCgtcttcatgttcttccctgG GCTACTGTTATGGGCACCATTTCTCAACTTCAGAAAGTTCCCAAGAGATCCAAATATGAAGTATCCTTGGGACAAACCAAAAGACCCTTCCACTATCAAGAACGGTTACCTCAAGTACCCATTTGCACAGCCAGAAGACTACGACTACTAA
- the LOC108837945 gene encoding myosin-binding protein 2-like encodes MAANRFATLIHRKTNRITLVLVYVFLEWSLIFFILLNSLFSYLILRFADYFGLKPPCPLCSRLDRFFEASGKSPPPHRDLLCHDHALEVSTLHSKPLAESKGFIINEDGCNKEVVTMAKEEENRVNLAVEAQEVAQGTDGKLKLELEEERKALDALYEELEEERSASATAANETMAMINRLHEEKAAMQMEALQCQRMMEEQSEFDQEALQLLNELMVKREKENAELEKELKACRKRLEEYETKEKIELMMRRMRDDDDSDENTPVSVVLRLDECLDDYEGERLSLLERLKFLEEELTDLNGEEDESNGSINGNVHGKETNKKHRVFKSKRLLPLFDGEMENGNHYVNGVDESEESEVVTVEEEVDELYERLEALEADREFLRHCVGSLKKGDKGVLLLHEILQHLRDLKNIDFIRVRDNEHMSFCV; translated from the coding sequence ATGGCGGCCAACAGATTCGCGACGTTGATCCACCGCAAAACAAACCGAATCACTCTCGTCCTCGTCTACGTTTTCCTCGAGTggtctctcatcttcttcattcttctcAACTCTCTCTTCTCTTATCTCATCCTCAGATTCGCTGATTACTTCGGTCTCAAGCCTCCTTGTCCCCTTTGCTCCAGACTCGATCGGTTCTTCGAAGCCTCCGGTAAATCTCCTCCTCCCCACAGAGATCTTCTATGCCATGATCACGCCCTCGAGGTTTCCACACTACACTCGAAACCTCTCGCTGAATCCAAGGGTTTCATCATCAACGAAGATGGTTGTAACAAAGAAGTTGTTACTATggcaaaggaagaagaaaatagAGTGAATCTTGCTGTGGAGGCCCAAGAAGTTGCTCAGGGAACAGATGGTAAGCTGAAGTTGGAGTTAGAAGAGGAGAGAAAGGCTCTCGATGCTTTATACGAGGAGCTGGAGGAAGAGAGGAGCGCGTCTGCGACTGCAGCCAATGAAACAATGGCGATGATCAACAGGCTGCATGAGGAGAAAGCCGCTATGCAGATGGAGGCCTTACAGTGCCAAAGAATGATGGAGGAGCAATCCGAGTTCGATCAAGAAGCCTTGCAGCTGTTGAATGAGCTTATGGTGAAACGAGAGAAGGAGAACGCAGAGCTCGAGAAGGAGCTAAAGGCGTGTAGAAAGAGGTTGGAGGAGTATGAAACCAAAGAGAAAATAGAGTTGATGATGAGGAGAatgagagatgatgatgattcagaTGAGAACACGCCGGTTAGTGTTGTGCTTCGTCTTGATGAGTGTTTAGATGATTATGAAGGAGAGAGGCTTTCGCTTCTTGAGAGATTGAAGTTTCTTGAAGAGGAACTCACTGATCTGAATGGTGAAGAGGACGAGAGCAATGGTAGCATCAATGGAAACGTTCATGGTAAGGAAACAAACAAGAAGCATAGAGTATTCAAGTCAAAGAGACTACTTCCACTGTTTGATGGAGAGATGGAAAATGGAAACCACTATGTAAACGGGGTTGATGAATCGGAGGAGAGTGAGGTTGTAACGGTGGAAGAAGAAGTTGATGAGTTATACGAGAGACTAGAAGCATTGGAGGCAGATAGAGAGTTCTTGAGACATTGTGTTGGTTCATTGAAAAAAGGGGACAAAGGTGTACTTCTACTCCATGAGATTCTGCAACATCTACGTGATCTCAAGAATATAGATTTTATTCGCGTTAGAGACAACGAACACATGAGTTTTTGCGTTTGA